In the genome of Halobacterium noricense, one region contains:
- a CDS encoding PAS domain-containing sensor histidine kinase, with product MEAAAQAGAVGTWEWHIPEDRFVAGTSLARLFGIDPERAREGVPLDEFVGSIHEDDRERVAAAIDEAVETCGDYEEEYRVYDADGDVRWIVARGHVECEDGEPVTFPGAITDITEQKRAEREIEQHREQLETLFEVLPVGVVVANDDGELVEANGIAKRIWGGADFDAESVEEYDQYTAWWADSGERVESDEYALARVLDGEPVVEPDVYDIEGADGSERVIEVRGMPVFDDGEVARGVITMTDVTERAERDRTLERRARQQRVVADLGQRALDTDDLDELMAQVAEQVADALENDYCKVLDLDDDARELLLRQGVGWDDGVIGNATVDADDDSQAGYTLLSEEAVVVDDLAVEDRFSGPELLTSHDVESGVSTIIGSPAEPWGILGTHDTSHKQFSEEDVNFVQSVANILADAIERERYDAEREQLVADLAESNERLEQFAYAASHDLQEPLRMVSSYLSLIEDRYGDALDEDGREFLDYAVDGADRMQEMIDALLEYSRVERGAAFESVDLDAVFADVCRDFEVKIDDNDATVVAESLPTVSGDEDQLRQVFGNLLSNAIEYSEGPPTVRVAVERDGNEWVFAVSDDGIGIDPDHADRIFEVFQRLHTHDEHPGTGVGLALIQRIVERHGGDVWVESTPGEGSTFYFSIPDRGQRDD from the coding sequence CCGCCGCCCAAGCGGGCGCGGTCGGCACGTGGGAGTGGCACATCCCCGAGGACCGGTTCGTCGCGGGCACCTCGCTCGCACGCCTGTTCGGCATCGATCCCGAGCGCGCCCGCGAGGGCGTGCCGCTGGACGAATTCGTCGGCTCGATTCACGAGGACGACCGCGAGCGCGTCGCCGCCGCTATTGACGAAGCCGTCGAAACCTGTGGCGACTACGAGGAGGAGTACCGCGTCTACGACGCGGACGGCGACGTTCGTTGGATCGTCGCGCGCGGCCACGTCGAGTGCGAGGACGGCGAGCCGGTGACGTTCCCGGGCGCGATTACGGACATCACCGAGCAGAAGCGCGCCGAGCGCGAAATCGAACAGCACCGCGAGCAACTGGAGACGCTGTTCGAGGTGTTGCCGGTCGGCGTCGTCGTGGCGAACGACGACGGTGAACTCGTGGAGGCCAACGGTATCGCGAAACGCATCTGGGGTGGCGCGGACTTCGACGCCGAGTCCGTCGAGGAGTACGACCAGTACACGGCGTGGTGGGCGGATTCGGGCGAACGCGTCGAATCCGACGAATACGCTCTCGCGCGGGTGCTGGACGGCGAGCCGGTCGTCGAGCCCGACGTCTACGACATCGAGGGCGCGGACGGCTCCGAGCGCGTCATCGAGGTGCGCGGGATGCCGGTGTTCGACGACGGCGAGGTGGCGCGTGGCGTCATCACGATGACCGACGTCACCGAGCGCGCCGAACGCGACCGGACGCTCGAACGCCGCGCGCGCCAACAGCGGGTCGTCGCGGACCTCGGGCAGCGCGCGCTCGACACCGATGATCTCGACGAACTGATGGCGCAAGTCGCCGAGCAAGTTGCTGACGCTCTCGAAAACGACTACTGCAAGGTGTTGGACCTCGACGACGACGCGCGCGAACTGCTGTTGCGGCAGGGCGTCGGCTGGGACGACGGCGTCATCGGGAACGCCACCGTGGACGCCGACGACGACTCCCAGGCGGGGTACACGCTGCTCTCCGAGGAAGCCGTCGTCGTGGACGACCTCGCCGTCGAAGACCGATTCAGCGGCCCGGAGCTACTCACCTCCCACGACGTCGAGAGCGGCGTCAGCACCATCATCGGGTCGCCGGCGGAGCCGTGGGGCATCCTCGGCACCCACGACACCAGCCACAAGCAGTTCTCCGAGGAGGACGTCAACTTCGTGCAGAGCGTCGCCAACATCCTCGCAGACGCCATCGAGCGCGAGCGCTACGACGCCGAGCGCGAACAGCTCGTCGCGGATTTGGCGGAGTCTAACGAGCGCCTCGAACAGTTCGCGTACGCGGCCTCCCACGACCTCCAGGAGCCGCTCCGGATGGTGTCGAGCTACCTCTCGCTCATCGAGGACCGGTACGGCGACGCCCTCGACGAGGACGGCCGGGAGTTCCTCGACTACGCGGTCGACGGTGCCGACCGGATGCAGGAGATGATAGACGCGCTGCTCGAATACTCCCGCGTGGAGCGCGGCGCGGCGTTCGAATCCGTCGACCTCGACGCGGTGTTTGCGGACGTCTGCCGGGACTTCGAGGTGAAAATCGACGACAACGACGCGACCGTTGTCGCCGAGTCGCTGCCGACGGTCTCCGGCGACGAAGACCAACTCCGACAGGTGTTCGGGAACCTCCTGAGCAACGCCATCGAGTACAGCGAGGGGCCGCCGACGGTCCGCGTGGCCGTCGAGCGCGACGGCAACGAGTGGGTGTTCGCGGTCAGCGACGACGGCATCGGCATCGACCCCGACCACGCCGACCGCATCTTCGAGGTGTTCCAACGGCTCCACACGCACGACGAACACCCGGGGACGGGGGTCGGGCTGGCGCTCATCCAGCGCATCGTCGAGCGCCACGGCGGCGACGTCTGGGTGGAGTCGACGCCCGGCGAGGGGTCAACGTTTTACTTCAGTATCCCAGATAGAGGGCAACGCGATGATTGA
- a CDS encoding response regulator produces MIEHRDGEPVDILLVEDNPGDVRLTREAFEEARINNDLHDVNDGEAALDFLHQRGDHADAPRPDLMLLDLNLPKVDGLDVLEAVKSHDDLRTIPVVVLTSSEAEEDVLQSYEQHTNAYLTKPIDPNEFVDVIRSFERFWLTLVELPPSLD; encoded by the coding sequence ATGATTGAGCACCGCGACGGCGAGCCCGTCGACATCCTGTTGGTCGAAGACAACCCCGGCGACGTGCGCCTCACGCGCGAGGCCTTCGAGGAAGCCCGCATCAACAACGACCTCCACGACGTCAACGACGGCGAAGCTGCGCTCGACTTCCTCCACCAGCGCGGCGACCACGCTGACGCCCCCCGCCCCGACTTGATGCTGCTCGATCTGAACCTCCCGAAAGTGGACGGCCTCGACGTCCTCGAAGCGGTGAAATCCCACGACGACCTGCGGACGATTCCGGTCGTCGTCCTCACGAGCTCCGAGGCCGAGGAGGACGTCCTGCAGAGCTACGAGCAGCACACGAACGCGTACCTCACGAAACCCATCGATCCCAACGAGTTCGTCGACGTGATTCGTTCGTTCGAGCGGTTCTGGTTGACGCTCGTCGAACTCCCACCGAGCCTCGACTGA
- a CDS encoding bacterio-opsin activator domain-containing protein, translating to MSDDRPRILLVEDNPGDARYIRELLDDAVSLEARSFDGDTLVDRGDTETADPLVHETRLEAALDHLDDAGADVVLLDLGLPDSTGLKTLTTLLDHEGGVPVVVLTGLTDREVGREALRRGAEEFLVKDEINPELLVRSIHHAIERRAHRREQKRYETLIEESTDVNAIADPDGTFRYVTPSVEYVLGYDPDELVGENAFDYIHPDDRVAVREEFDRLTGDSDYRATVDFRFQSADGSWVFLDARGRNLRDEPTIDGFVVYTRDVTEQREYERQLESQRERLAALNQLNDVVHGVAGAVVDQSTREEIERIACERLAESPSYEFAWVGEPDPETQAVNVRASAGTDGYLDEVSLSVDPDNSASEGPTGRALRTGEMQTVLDVHDDRNYEQWRDVADDYDFQSSAAIPIRYEDTTYGVLNVYADRSDAFREQERTVVEHLGHLVGHAIAAAERKQALMSDAVVELEFRIREIADAIGAGTAPEIPIELERTISVDENQFLVYGTVAADGISEVERLAETVSFWESVTVVGEVVDGVRFELRLSDPPLMSEVASLGGSVRRVVIGEDLRMTAQFPQDTDVREVVDALQNEYDSAEAVARRQVTERDQRPGRLADVWSDALTDRQRTVVETAYFSGFFEWPRATSGEEVAESLDISGPTFSQHLRAAEHKIFARLVGDDPGDSASSS from the coding sequence ATGAGCGACGACCGTCCCCGAATCCTGCTGGTCGAGGACAACCCCGGAGACGCCCGCTACATCCGCGAACTGCTCGACGACGCCGTCTCGCTGGAAGCGCGCTCGTTCGACGGCGACACGCTCGTGGACCGTGGCGACACGGAGACGGCGGACCCGCTCGTCCACGAGACGCGCCTCGAAGCCGCCCTCGACCACCTCGACGACGCCGGGGCCGACGTCGTCCTCCTCGACCTCGGGCTCCCGGACAGCACAGGCCTGAAAACGCTCACGACGCTGCTCGACCACGAAGGAGGGGTCCCGGTCGTCGTCCTCACCGGGCTCACCGACCGCGAGGTCGGGAGGGAAGCGCTGCGCCGGGGTGCCGAGGAGTTCCTCGTGAAGGACGAAATCAACCCCGAGTTGCTCGTGCGCTCGATTCACCACGCCATCGAGCGGCGCGCGCACCGCCGCGAGCAGAAGCGCTACGAGACCCTCATCGAGGAGTCCACGGACGTCAACGCCATCGCGGACCCGGACGGGACGTTTCGGTACGTCACGCCATCCGTGGAGTACGTGCTCGGATACGACCCCGACGAGTTGGTCGGCGAGAACGCCTTCGACTACATCCATCCCGACGACCGCGTCGCGGTCCGCGAGGAGTTCGACCGGCTCACTGGGGACTCCGACTACCGTGCGACCGTCGACTTCCGGTTCCAGTCTGCGGACGGCTCGTGGGTGTTCCTGGACGCGCGCGGCCGCAACCTCCGCGACGAGCCCACGATAGACGGGTTCGTCGTGTACACCCGTGACGTCACCGAGCAACGCGAGTACGAGCGCCAACTGGAGTCCCAACGCGAGCGCCTCGCTGCGCTGAACCAGCTGAACGACGTCGTCCACGGGGTCGCGGGCGCGGTTGTCGACCAGTCCACACGCGAGGAAATCGAGCGCATCGCCTGCGAGCGCCTCGCGGAGTCGCCGTCCTACGAGTTCGCGTGGGTCGGTGAACCCGACCCCGAAACCCAGGCGGTGAACGTGCGCGCGAGCGCCGGCACCGACGGCTACCTCGACGAAGTGTCGCTGTCCGTCGACCCCGACAACTCGGCCAGCGAAGGCCCGACGGGGCGCGCGCTGCGAACCGGCGAGATGCAGACCGTCCTCGACGTCCACGACGACCGCAACTACGAGCAGTGGCGCGACGTCGCCGACGACTACGACTTCCAGTCGTCGGCCGCCATCCCGATTCGCTACGAAGACACCACGTACGGCGTGTTGAACGTGTACGCCGACCGTTCGGACGCGTTCCGCGAGCAGGAGCGGACCGTCGTCGAGCACCTCGGCCACCTCGTCGGGCACGCCATCGCGGCCGCCGAGCGCAAGCAGGCGCTGATGAGCGACGCGGTCGTGGAACTGGAGTTCCGGATTCGGGAGATTGCGGACGCGATTGGTGCCGGTACCGCGCCGGAGATACCGATAGAGCTGGAACGGACGATTTCCGTCGACGAGAACCAGTTCCTCGTCTACGGGACGGTCGCTGCGGACGGAATCAGCGAGGTCGAACGGCTGGCGGAGACGGTATCGTTCTGGGAGTCGGTCACCGTCGTCGGCGAGGTCGTCGACGGCGTCCGATTCGAACTCCGTCTCTCGGACCCGCCGCTGATGTCGGAGGTGGCGTCGCTGGGCGGGTCGGTCCGCCGGGTCGTCATCGGCGAGGACCTCCGGATGACCGCCCAGTTCCCGCAGGATACGGACGTGCGGGAGGTCGTCGACGCGCTCCAGAACGAATACGACTCCGCGGAGGCGGTGGCGCGCCGTCAGGTCACCGAGCGCGACCAGCGACCCGGTCGCCTCGCCGACGTCTGGTCGGACGCGCTGACGGACCGCCAGCGCACCGTCGTCGAGACCGCGTACTTCTCGGGGTTCTTCGAGTGGCCACGCGCGACCAGTGGTGAGGAGGTCGCGGAGTCCCTGGATATCTCCGGGCCGACGTTCTCACAGCACCTGCGCGCCGCCGAGCACAAGATATTCGCGCGCCTCGTCGGCGACGACCCCGGGGATTCGGCGTCGTCGAGCTAG
- a CDS encoding DUF5784 family protein: MAKPLRFRRSNASWSADRVHDQLYRDLDDNLGATSSTPWFKPPAGYDARRFDMDNGDTALFCWNHDGGWWLGNTETPEVLWRTDKQSFAEAPEAVSEWAQRELLEELHDEDPWLSAYPTLSWFFLPVFMSKDGRETTRAFFSEHAAGFPDADPEDALAFYEEFLDTGVLDDERHVMAGKLGTSEFLDMARASAAMSEFHAAWLLHEAGYEITPEIEVTTGHSLDFRADREGEHGVLVEVTRPVPTNDRAANTPIRAVKETAETKTSGQLEAHGGGAVLFVDCSSFPDDEWRRVRGEQPDVGHRPAVVFRVRPDGSVDGYTKGSVPLSLQQF; this comes from the coding sequence GTGGCGAAACCGTTGCGGTTCCGGCGGTCGAACGCGTCGTGGAGTGCCGACCGCGTCCACGACCAGCTCTACCGGGACCTCGACGACAACCTCGGCGCGACGAGTTCGACGCCGTGGTTCAAACCCCCCGCCGGGTACGATGCGCGGCGCTTCGACATGGACAACGGCGACACCGCGCTGTTCTGCTGGAACCACGACGGCGGGTGGTGGCTCGGCAACACCGAGACGCCGGAAGTGCTGTGGCGGACGGACAAACAGTCGTTCGCCGAAGCCCCCGAGGCGGTCTCCGAGTGGGCCCAGCGGGAACTCCTCGAGGAACTCCACGACGAGGACCCGTGGCTCTCGGCGTACCCGACGCTGTCGTGGTTCTTCCTCCCCGTGTTCATGTCGAAGGACGGCCGCGAGACGACGCGCGCGTTCTTCAGCGAGCACGCCGCGGGCTTCCCGGACGCCGACCCCGAAGACGCGCTCGCGTTCTACGAGGAGTTCCTCGACACCGGCGTCCTCGACGACGAGCGACACGTGATGGCGGGCAAACTCGGCACCTCCGAGTTCCTCGATATGGCCCGCGCGAGCGCCGCGATGAGCGAGTTCCACGCCGCGTGGCTGCTCCACGAAGCCGGCTACGAAATCACGCCCGAAATCGAAGTGACGACCGGGCACTCTCTGGACTTCCGCGCGGACCGCGAGGGCGAACACGGCGTCCTCGTGGAGGTGACGCGGCCGGTCCCGACGAACGACCGCGCCGCCAACACGCCGATTCGGGCGGTCAAGGAGACCGCGGAGACGAAGACCAGCGGCCAACTGGAAGCCCACGGCGGCGGTGCCGTCCTGTTCGTGGACTGCTCGTCGTTCCCCGACGACGAGTGGCGTCGCGTCCGCGGCGAACAGCCCGACGTCGGCCACCGGCCCGCGGTCGTCTTCCGCGTGCGGCCGGACGGCTCCGTGGACGGCTACACGAAGGGGTCAGTGCCGCTCTCGCTCCAGCAGTTCTAG